The Agromyces sp. LHK192 genome includes a window with the following:
- a CDS encoding biotin carboxylase N-terminal domain-containing protein, translated as MPRITKVLIANRGEIAVRVIRAARDSGIASVAVYADQDRDARHVKLADEAYALEGSTSAETYLVIDKLLSVARRSGADAVHPGYGFLAENADFARAVIGAGLIWIGPTPEAIERLGDKVSARHVAEKVGAPLAPGTLNPVADATEVLEFVDQHGLPVAIKAAFGGGGRGLKVARERDEVAELFESATREAVAAFGRGECFVEKYLDQPRHVETQCLADEHGNVVVVSTRDCSLQRRHQKLVEEAPAPFLTDAQVAQLYESSKAILKEVGYVGAGTCEFLIGKDGTVSFLEVNTRLQVEHPVSEEVTGLDLVREQFRIAEGGVLDYPDPVAVGHSFEFRINGEDPGRNFLPAPGPIHQLRFPGGPGIRVDSGVTSGDEISGAFDSLLAKLIVTGKDRDEALARARRALDEFEVTGLPTVLPFHRDIVRNPAFAPEGGAPFSVYTRWIETEYDNRLEPWSGELADVQGAAERTAVVVEVEGRRIEVSLPKKLVGGATRSGGASVGAAPRRRTSSHVADTATGDAVKAPMQATVVKVAVAEGDKVVKGDLVLVLEAMKMEQPIVAHKDGVVGLVNAEAGVTVSSGHLLLSIADAPAA; from the coding sequence ATGCCGCGCATCACCAAAGTCCTCATCGCCAACCGTGGCGAGATCGCCGTCCGCGTCATCCGTGCGGCGCGCGACTCCGGAATCGCCTCCGTCGCCGTGTACGCCGACCAGGACCGTGACGCACGACACGTCAAGCTCGCCGACGAGGCCTACGCGCTCGAGGGCTCGACCAGCGCCGAGACCTACCTCGTGATCGACAAGCTGCTCTCGGTCGCGCGCCGCTCGGGCGCCGACGCGGTGCACCCGGGCTACGGCTTCCTCGCCGAGAACGCCGACTTCGCCCGCGCCGTCATCGGCGCCGGCCTGATCTGGATCGGCCCGACCCCCGAGGCGATCGAGCGCCTCGGCGACAAGGTCTCCGCACGCCACGTGGCCGAGAAGGTCGGCGCCCCGCTCGCGCCGGGCACCCTGAACCCCGTCGCCGACGCCACGGAGGTCCTCGAGTTCGTCGACCAGCACGGCCTTCCCGTCGCGATCAAGGCCGCCTTCGGCGGCGGCGGGCGCGGCCTCAAGGTCGCCCGCGAGCGCGACGAGGTCGCCGAGCTCTTCGAGTCCGCCACCCGCGAGGCCGTCGCGGCGTTCGGCCGCGGCGAGTGCTTCGTCGAGAAGTACCTCGACCAGCCCCGCCACGTCGAGACCCAGTGCCTCGCCGACGAGCACGGCAACGTCGTCGTGGTTTCCACGCGCGACTGCTCGCTCCAGCGCCGCCACCAGAAGCTCGTCGAGGAGGCCCCGGCGCCGTTCCTCACCGACGCGCAGGTCGCCCAGCTCTACGAGTCGTCGAAGGCGATCCTCAAGGAGGTCGGCTACGTCGGCGCCGGCACCTGCGAGTTCCTCATCGGCAAGGACGGCACGGTCTCGTTCCTCGAGGTGAACACGCGCCTCCAGGTCGAGCACCCGGTCTCCGAGGAGGTCACCGGCCTCGACCTCGTGCGCGAGCAGTTCCGCATCGCCGAGGGCGGCGTGCTCGACTACCCCGACCCCGTCGCGGTCGGCCACTCGTTCGAGTTCCGCATCAACGGCGAGGACCCGGGCCGCAACTTCCTCCCCGCGCCCGGCCCGATCCACCAGCTGCGGTTCCCGGGCGGCCCCGGCATCCGTGTCGACTCGGGGGTGACCAGCGGCGACGAGATCTCGGGCGCCTTCGACTCGCTCCTCGCGAAGCTCATCGTGACCGGCAAGGACCGCGACGAGGCGCTCGCCCGTGCGCGTCGCGCGCTCGACGAGTTCGAGGTCACGGGCCTGCCGACCGTGCTGCCCTTCCACCGCGACATCGTGCGCAACCCGGCGTTCGCGCCCGAGGGCGGCGCGCCGTTCTCGGTGTACACGCGTTGGATCGAGACCGAGTACGACAACCGGCTCGAACCGTGGTCGGGCGAACTCGCCGACGTCCAGGGTGCCGCCGAGCGCACCGCCGTGGTCGTCGAGGTCGAGGGCCGTCGCATCGAGGTGTCGCTGCCGAAGAAGCTCGTCGGCGGTGCCACGCGCTCCGGCGGGGCATCCGTCGGCGCCGCGCCGCGTCGTCGCACGTCGTCGCACGTGGCCGACACGGCGACCGGCGACGCCGTCAAGGCGCCGATGCAGGCGACGGTCGTGAAGGTCGCGGTCGCCGAGGGCGACAAGGTCGTCAAGGGCGACCTCGTGCTCGTGCTCGAAGCCATGAAGATGGAGCAGCCGATCGTGGCGCACAAGGACGGCGTCGTCGGCCTCGTGAACGCCGAGGCGGGCGTCACCGTCTCCAGCGGCCACCTGCTGCTGTCGATCGCCGACGCGCCCGCCGCGTAG
- a CDS encoding nucleoside triphosphate pyrophosphatase, giving the protein MRLYLASTSPARLQLLRQAGIEPLTVSPGVDEEALVARIEAERGAPLDAAELVQVLAQAKAEAILGERPGDEPIDGFVLGGDSAFLVDGVIHGKPHRPEVARERWRAQNGRSGDLWSGHWVIDHRGGRVHGAAGRPAVATVSFADLDESEIDAYVASGEPLAVAGAFTVDSLGGPFIRRVEGDPSTVVGLSLSTLRELVRELGGDWPALWNRTA; this is encoded by the coding sequence ATGCGCCTCTACCTCGCGTCGACCTCGCCCGCCCGTCTCCAGTTGCTGCGGCAGGCGGGGATCGAACCCCTGACCGTCTCGCCCGGCGTCGACGAGGAGGCGCTCGTCGCCCGGATCGAGGCCGAGCGCGGCGCACCGCTGGATGCCGCCGAACTGGTGCAGGTGCTCGCGCAGGCGAAGGCGGAGGCGATCCTCGGCGAGCGCCCCGGCGACGAGCCGATCGACGGGTTCGTGCTCGGCGGCGACTCGGCGTTCCTCGTCGACGGCGTGATCCACGGCAAGCCGCACCGGCCCGAGGTCGCGCGCGAGCGGTGGCGCGCGCAGAACGGCCGGTCGGGCGATCTCTGGTCGGGGCACTGGGTGATCGACCACCGTGGCGGGCGGGTGCACGGGGCGGCCGGGCGGCCGGCGGTCGCGACGGTGTCGTTCGCGGACCTCGACGAATCCGAGATCGACGCGTACGTCGCCTCGGGCGAGCCGCTCGCCGTCGCCGGCGCCTTCACGGTCGACAGTCTCGGCGGTCCGTTCATCCGCCGCGTCGAGGGCGACCCGTCGACGGTCGTGGGGCTCTCGCTCTCCACGCTGCGCGAACTCGTGCGCGAACTCGGCGGCGACTGGCCCGCACTCTGGAACCGCACCGCCTGA
- a CDS encoding class I SAM-dependent RNA methyltransferase: MPRPQRPRRPSRTDGAARRIGRPSSSRTPKPPATDGPVIELEVGRIAHGGIAVARHEGRVVFVADAIPGERVRARVTDASKERFWRADTVEVVEASPDRREHVWAEASVDRAPELRAGGAEFGHIRMPRQRELKAQVATDALARFAGLERRVEVEPVDGALAPGVDADEGTGWRTRVRLHVDRDGRVGPYAARSHTVVPVTSLPLAAPELQALAPLGAPMPGTATIDLVAPGDGRAEVVVDAAAGDRGRIVHEVVDGRRFRLDRGGFWQVHRGAAATLSHAVRDLVDPDRFDPRAANLDLYGGVGLLAAAVGDRFGDTVRITSVEADERATDHAAANLADWVGARAETGRVDRWLAELDAVADQALRARLRGALVVLDPPRSGAGREVVERLAALRPAQLLYVACDPVALARDLGTFHEHGYGVEAMRAFDLFPNTHHVEAVVRLGAIV, translated from the coding sequence ATGCCACGCCCTCAGCGACCACGCCGCCCGAGCCGAACCGACGGCGCCGCTCGCCGCATCGGGCGTCCGTCCTCGTCGCGCACGCCGAAGCCGCCCGCGACCGACGGGCCGGTGATCGAGCTCGAGGTCGGCCGGATCGCCCACGGCGGCATCGCCGTGGCCCGGCACGAGGGGCGCGTGGTGTTCGTCGCCGACGCGATCCCGGGCGAGCGGGTCCGCGCGAGGGTGACGGATGCCTCGAAGGAGCGCTTCTGGCGTGCCGACACGGTCGAGGTGGTCGAGGCGTCGCCCGACCGCCGCGAGCACGTCTGGGCCGAGGCATCCGTCGATCGGGCGCCGGAGCTCCGGGCGGGAGGCGCCGAGTTCGGGCACATCCGGATGCCCCGCCAGCGCGAGCTGAAGGCGCAGGTCGCGACCGACGCGCTCGCACGCTTCGCCGGGCTGGAGCGGCGGGTCGAGGTGGAACCGGTCGACGGGGCGCTCGCGCCGGGCGTCGACGCCGACGAGGGGACCGGGTGGCGCACCAGGGTCCGACTGCACGTCGACCGCGACGGCCGGGTCGGGCCGTACGCCGCGCGCAGCCACACGGTCGTGCCGGTGACCTCGCTGCCGCTCGCGGCGCCCGAACTGCAGGCGCTCGCACCCCTCGGCGCTCCGATGCCGGGGACTGCCACGATCGACCTCGTCGCGCCCGGCGACGGGCGCGCGGAGGTCGTCGTCGACGCCGCCGCAGGCGACCGCGGCCGCATCGTGCACGAGGTCGTCGACGGCAGGCGGTTCCGCCTCGACCGCGGCGGATTCTGGCAGGTGCACCGGGGGGCGGCCGCGACCCTGTCGCACGCCGTGCGCGACCTCGTCGACCCCGACCGCTTCGACCCCCGGGCGGCGAACCTCGACCTGTACGGCGGCGTCGGCCTGCTCGCCGCGGCCGTCGGCGACCGCTTCGGCGACACCGTGCGCATCACGAGCGTGGAGGCCGATGAGCGCGCGACCGACCACGCGGCGGCGAACCTGGCGGACTGGGTCGGTGCCAGGGCCGAGACGGGCCGGGTCGACCGCTGGCTCGCCGAGCTCGACGCCGTGGCCGACCAGGCGCTGCGCGCCCGCCTCCGGGGCGCCCTCGTGGTGCTCGACCCGCCTCGGTCGGGCGCCGGGCGCGAGGTCGTCGAACGGCTGGCCGCCCTCCGGCCCGCCCAACTCCTCTACGTGGCGTGCGACCCCGTCGCGCTGGCGCGCGACCTCGGCACGTTCCACGAGCACGGGTACGGCGTCGAGGCGATGCGCGCGTTCGACCTCTTCCCGAACACCCATCACGTCGAGGCCGTCGTGCGCCTTGGCGCTATCGTGTGA